Proteins encoded in a region of the Pelotomaculum isophthalicicum JI genome:
- a CDS encoding YdjY domain-containing protein, producing MKKALSIVLTLLFIMVLSAGCNSQSATQSATTNKEFKLGELTDAKTMVVNKDKKEIQILAEVNGKYLTESTRHGVVFKDGTNGEKSVLRGLANQFDFYNALIEIGAKPGNNISLDDMKKAEKSVEGSKLNVFVTWNGLGKEIPFSDILKATEKRPMDIRFGGNLENATNLKTGCILCLDSCAVGIASDAAFKANELEIKKQVKITGNPDVLPKDGTKVAVIFRLAD from the coding sequence ATGAAAAAAGCATTATCCATAGTTTTAACGCTTTTATTTATTATGGTGTTATCAGCCGGATGTAATTCTCAGTCGGCAACCCAAAGCGCAACGACAAACAAGGAATTCAAATTGGGTGAACTTACGGACGCAAAGACCATGGTAGTAAATAAGGACAAGAAAGAAATCCAAATTCTAGCGGAAGTAAACGGAAAGTACTTAACAGAGTCAACCAGACATGGCGTAGTTTTTAAGGATGGAACGAACGGTGAAAAATCGGTTTTAAGAGGACTTGCTAATCAGTTTGATTTCTACAACGCTCTTATTGAAATAGGTGCCAAGCCGGGAAACAACATTTCATTAGATGACATGAAAAAAGCAGAAAAAAGCGTTGAAGGTTCTAAGCTTAATGTATTTGTTACATGGAATGGACTGGGCAAAGAAATACCCTTCAGCGATATATTAAAGGCAACTGAAAAGAGACCTATGGATATACGATTTGGTGGAAACCTTGAAAATGCAACGAACCTTAAAACAGGGTGCATTCTATGCTTGGATAGCTGTGCAGTTGGTATTGCAAGCGACGCTGCATTTAAAGCCAATGAACTTGAAATAAAAAAACAAGTTAAAATCACTGGCAATCCGGACGTTCTTCCGAAGGATGGAACTAAGGTTGCAGTAATATTCAGACTTGCAGATTAG
- a CDS encoding TVP38/TMEM64 family protein yields the protein MQWLSKKNMITTVFILILVTIFCLSKKSGMLENPTAEGLRDYIASFGVLGPIVYMTMFSVIPAGSVIAVAGGMAFGIYFGTLYTIIGAIIGATVAFYISRLLGRGVVEKLVKGKMQKFEDGIEKGGFLLILIMRLIPIIPFNVISYGAGLTRIKYTDYIFSTMIGIIPGVVVFTNLGDKALCVRSLEFMLSVGILALMVIMSILLKRRFSFEELQTRFYMYRIQKK from the coding sequence ATGCAATGGTTAAGTAAAAAGAATATGATTACTACAGTCTTTATCCTGATTCTTGTTACAATTTTTTGCTTATCAAAAAAATCAGGAATGCTTGAAAACCCAACAGCAGAGGGATTACGGGACTATATAGCTTCTTTTGGTGTTTTGGGACCTATTGTTTATATGACAATGTTTTCAGTAATCCCGGCAGGTTCAGTTATCGCAGTTGCAGGGGGAATGGCCTTCGGAATATACTTTGGAACCTTGTATACAATTATTGGGGCTATTATTGGTGCAACAGTTGCCTTCTATATCTCCAGGCTGTTGGGAAGAGGTGTAGTTGAAAAGCTTGTTAAAGGGAAAATGCAAAAATTTGAGGATGGAATTGAAAAGGGTGGTTTTCTTCTAATTTTAATTATGAGGCTTATTCCCATAATACCCTTTAATGTAATAAGCTATGGAGCAGGACTTACCAGAATTAAATATACTGACTACATATTCTCTACAATGATTGGTATTATCCCAGGGGTTGTTGTTTTTACAAACCTGGGGGACAAGGCATTATGCGTCAGATCCCTTGAATTTATGTTATCTGTTGGAATACTGGCTTTGATGGTTATAATGTCTATCCTCTTGAAGCGAAGATTTTCTTTTGAGGAGCTGCAAACTAGGTTTTACATGTACAGGATACAGAAAAAGTGA